CTGCTTGAACGCGATACTCTTTCCACAATTGCATTATCTCACATGGGTGCCAAATCGTCCACCAAATCATAGTGCCCGCCATTTTATGTGTTACATATCACTTATTGACCACGCCATGTACACGGTTTCGTGCCTCTTTGGTGGGTACAAGCTACAGCCGGTTCTATACGCAGTGCACTTCACAAACGCCATATTCGCAATTCTGGCGTGCTGCTTGAGTCAACCCAATTTCTCGAGCACGTTTCTTAAAGGTTGGCTGCAGGTCACTTAATCTCAAACACGCGCCGGGATGAAGACCGTGATTACGGCGCGAAACACTGCAATCCTAGCATTAACAGCGCATGCTGCAAAATTTGATGTGTATGTGAGCCCACTGTTTACTGTACAGCGCCTGGTGAGCACGGCGGAATAATATACGTAGGTGATATCGGAAGACGCCAGTCTCATCAGTAAGAACATGCTAGAGTTGCGGGTCTCGGGCGAGTCCACAGTCAAGGGTGTCCCGGTGGGAGTGTTCACATTGAAGGCGCTGCCCAAGGGACTGCACTTCGGCCCGTATCACGGAGTCAAGGTGGACTGCATCGAAAATGGCGGCTGCACCTGGCCGGTAAGCTTGCCCGGCCAATGCGCAGAACACTGAGACTGAGGTTGTGAAGGCTCTTATAGACAACGTTCGAAACACCTGGGCTGTAATTGCACtacacatcttgcattgtcattCTGTGAAATATTTGCAAGTGCATTCTACGTGAGTTATTTTCatgggtacagattatgctgaaaTACGTGCCATTCTTTTGTGAGAGGGAAAAATTGCAGCGGATGATAACAGTTGCAAACCGCATATCGAGGATTCAAAGAACATGCGCTCTTTCCAACATCACTGTATAATACTGACAGGCCACATTATGAAAACGTTACATGAAACACAGAAAAAATATTACAAGAATGTTCAACAATGATTGTCAGTGCCTCACTATATTTCCAAACATTTTTGGCACGGAAAACATGAGACAAAACCATGGGACATTTGAGTCAGCAGATATATCATCAGGggccttttatttttcttcaaaactCGCACCGAGCAAGAGTTGCACTCAGAGGCCAAGCAGGTAGCTTCAGCGTAAGCTGAATGCTAAGATAAAAGGTGAAAAACGAAATATTTATTCGTTAGCGGAATATTATTTACTCTTTAAATGAACTACATTATCTTGGACAAGCTGAATGCAGTAGCATTTATGCAGTTTTAAGGAACCTGGTGTTGGTTTTTCTACATCGCTGACAAAGCCACTATGCGCACGGCAGTGTTCGGTTGCCTGGGCTGTCCTTTTTTACCCCAAAGTAAGTTGTCAGTAGACAAAAATACTTGTTCTATGGTAATCTTCGGCCTGAAAAGGCTTTGCGCCATTATATtttactatcatcatcatcaaaataagGCATAAATTTTTCAGTTTCATATTTTCAAAAATGATACTGCCCTGGTTTTATTCCTATACGCATTGCTGCATGCGATCGCGTCCGAGAGTGTACACGGCCACCGCTCCAGAGTTATCCAGAGTTAtatgctgctccgttgacttgtACTGGGAGCCCACGCGAAGCCAATGCACATCCGCAAATCAccctgacggcgccagatggcgcaagGTACCCGGCAGGCTGCGGCCGTGCCTGCAGCATCAAGACCAGTCAATGCGTGCTCGCTGGCGGTGGGCGGGCTTCTGGTACTTCAGTAACGGCAACAGTGTACACGGCACGCTTACCGTGTCTCGATGGCCATAGAAACCGTCCGTTTAACAGCGCTCAGTGGCCTTAACTGGGTTCAGTTGTcagttcgagggccttcgaaatacCCATTTGACAGAGGTATAAGATTAGAACACGAAATACTGGCGTTTTTCTTGACACTTAAAATTTACGCCATGTTTTTTTTGCGTCCGTTGTTTCACGTGAGCACGGTTGCGAAAGGATCTGTCTTCAGCGTTTAGAGAGTTGAACGGTATTATTGCGCAGGTGCGCCGATGTGGAGAGTTATTCGTGGTAGACGGGCGCCCGCATCGCCGCAACCACTGGATGAACGACGTGAACTACACGCCCAGCAAGAGTAGACAAAACCTCGTGGCCTTGCTCTTCAACGGAGACATATACTACCGCACGATAAGGAACATCGGCACCGACGAAGAACTTCTCGTTGGATATTCAACGTCGTTCGCCAAGAGTTTGCTCGGGAGCCCAAGAGGACCAGGGGCGTTGCAaggaggtgaggagaaacttatCCTGCCCTCCTTACCTGGTCGATAATAAATGGTTGATAGCGCATGCGAGCGGCGAACATgcctgattcatcatcatcatcaccagcctgactacaccaagtgcagggcaaaggcctctctcatgtctctccaattaaccctgtcatttgccagctgtgtccagcctatacctgcaaacttcatGATCTCCTCTGCCCACCAAaatttcttccgccccctgctgcgcttgcattCTTTtgaaatctactccgttacccttaaggaccggcagtTATCTCgccttcacattgcatgccctgcccaagcccatttctgcctcttgatttcgactaggatatcactAACGCGCGttagttccctcacccactctgcctgcgtCTGGTCTCGcaacgttacacgtatcattttcctttccgtggctcgctgggTTGTCCTTTATTAACCTGGAACTTTTTCATTAGCCTCCGTGTTTgtaccccataggtgagtaccggtaagatacagctgtacacttttctcttgaggattattggtaaactgccattaatgagctgagagaacttgccatatgcactccaccccattcttaaacttctagttatttccctctcatgatccggatcagctttgACTACTTGTTCTAAGTGGACGTATACTtttaccacttcaagcacctcgctgccaattgtgaactgctgttctgcTGCTAGGCCGTTATGCTGTGTTTACATGTTAtatttttagacccatcattctgctttgcctgtctaactcattgatcttgatttgcagttcacctcctgagtgactcagcaaggcaatatcatctgCGAATcccagattatttagatattctctaTGAACTGttatcccaactgttcccaattcatgcctcaaAATACCTCCTGCAGACAGGggggaatagcattggcgagatcgtgtcacaCTGCCTGACGCGCTTCCATTTGGTATatttttgctgactttatggaggactactgTAGCTATGGTGTTCCATATTTCAATGTGTCTCTCTACACTGGTGCGTCCAAACATTCACCCTGGACTAAAGATGGATTCATTCCAACGGTTCCAGAGGGATGCCATTTTGCTCTATATAGCTttcagtattttgatataaggctcttctaaacCCTGagtccgcaatgcctgtatgattgctgagatttccactgacTCAAACGATTTCTCATATTCAATGAAAGCTACATATAGGTCCTTTTTgtattctgcacatttttctttcacctgattgatagtctgAATCTGAAATATTGTGGTGTATCCTTTAGGAAACCCTGCCTGATGTTTTGgtttattgaagtctaaggtagacctgactattagcgattagcttagtaaatatcttgcaggagacagtaagctgatcggcctgtaattttcaagTCCTTTGCCTTCCCTTCTTTTCTGATTTAAGATAAAGTttgcttctggtacggtcgaggccaTAAGACATTCTGTAtttagggtggctagtttttctagcatgatctCCTTTCCGCTCTTTAACAGATCTGATCTTACCTGATCCTTCCCAGCTGCTTTTTCTCTTCccattgctcttaaggctttctttacttcctgtttCCTTGCTGGCAGGACGACACATTAGTGTgggctactgtctctctcattggTGTtcggattacattggctactgtaaaaATTTATATAGAGCTCttaggctactttaactatcttctcCATGTTGCTAATGTCATTTTCCTCCTGTTCACTTTCattcttcattcattcattttttctttttctcactatACAGTAAAAAGGAGCCAACAGAAAAGCCGTTCAAGCACGGCTTGTGTTGTCTTTGGCCCCACTTATCATGCAGTGGCCGCAGCGAGAAAAGCAGAAGAAGCAATGTCCTAGGATGCAGCTATCTTAGTCAGTATAAACCCGAATAAACAGTAATAAATATAAAACCTTACTAGGTGGTACAAACATAAAACTTATTAAAATAAACACATCACACTGCACTTATAGAGCGCATATCACATGTTATACAGAATAATAAATATTCAGCGGAAGAACATGGTGATGAGATCAGAAATGTGCAGTTTTGAAATGTCGTTACCTTGCTTTATATATTCATTTAACTTACATGGTAACAGATTATGCAGTATTTGTAGACCATAATTAGTTCGGCAGCTAGATATTTTCCAAAATGAGGCAGACCTGGTGCTGTATACTGAATCGGCTAACCGCTGTCTGGCAAAGTCGGTAATGGTATTGCTTCCGTCATTTTGACTAATATAATATTCTCGTGATAACCAAAACCTGTATAGCTCAATAACTCTGAGTATATTGAACAGTTTAGAGAGCAGAGAGTTTGATTGCAGATATGGTACGTTAGCAGTAATGTGCTTCCTCTTCACCAATTTTAGGCTGCCTCCTTTCTTAAGAGCATGCGCAATTGTCTCCATATTAAAATTCGTTATGTGGGCTACTTTGAGCTTGTTTATTAACATttatagctctgctagttctattctgtttgCACGGTTATGCCCCCTCATAGTTTGGTGCTTCTTAATGAGATCTCTTGTCTCCTGAGATAGTTTGCCGGTACCTTGTCGCACCGTCCTACCGcctgcttctactgcgcactccgtaatgacagcGGTCAGATTATCGTTCCTTGTGTATTAATTAAGATCGCCTTCCTCCGTTAAACTGAATATTGGTTCAGCAGCGATACACTGAATTACTCTAATTTTCCTCTTAACGCTAACTCGGTAATGGACTTGCCCTGCACTAGCTTCCTCTGTTCCTTCTTCAATTCTAAGCTAATTCGATTATGCCTGATTACGAACACTTTGAATGTCAGCAGGGACGGCGGAGCTTTCTGTGCAAGGAGATCTGGTCGAAAGGTTAAGGAACAGTGAAACATTGCCTAATAAGCAGGGATATAAAATTGTGGATAAAAGAGAATGGATGACTGCTTTTTATGTATTTATTCTTAGTGCCTGTTAAGGACCTTAGCAATGTGAGATAACTCCTCATTTGATGTGTGTATACCGATGCAAAGCTGTTCGATAGCGCTTCGAGAAAAGGCACTGTCTCTTTATATTTAATGGCTTTATTACGTATTGACTGATCGCTGTGGGTTAGTACCATCGCGCTGCTTTTGAATCACGAATAGGCAAAATATTTAATGTGATATCTACTAATCTATTACTATCTTAAGGAAACTACCATGCACCTAATTGACACAAAGGAACTGATGTGAAAAGTACTACTGCCGGCCTTTTGCTCTCTGCCACGGTGCACATTAAGAACACTGAGTGCTTTAGGCAGTCCTTAAATCTACATGTGCTCATTCGCTTCTACCACTGCTCGGTTCTTTTTCAGAGGACGTCAATACCGTTCCTTTGCACAGCCTCCTTCACGCCTGTGAGAAGTGTGGCGAGCTCTTCACTACGCAGTACAACAAAGAAATGCATAACCGACGGAAACACTGCCATAGCACGCAGGGAATCCACCACTGCACGCACTGCACCTACACGAGCAGTCGCAAGTAGGTCTTAAACCGTTTTATAGCGCCGTTTTGTGCTTGACGTCATCGTGCCTAGTTAACTGGTGAAATAGCCTTTCTGCTGACGAGCCACCTTTTCAAGCCGTAAATATGTTAAAACAGCACAAATCGTGAAATCGCCGTGCAACTACACAATGaatgcttgaatgacacgatttTCGGATAAAGCACGACGCAGTCATCAGCACCACTAGTAGCAGTAGCACACTCGAAATTGTCCCTTCGCTCTTGTTTTGCGGGCTTCGCGTTCATATCATAAGGAAACACTGCCCGCTTTTTTCCAGCAAGCTAACGATTACAGTCGAAACGAGCCTGGCGGTCGCACTGATAGTGTTTGTTGTATTCGATGTTCGTTGTAAGGGGACATCTAATATTACACCCAAATTATAAAATCAGAAAAACAATACATATATTTGAAAAAGTGAGTTAGGGAAGTAATGGGCGTCTAATACTTTAAAAGCCCTATTATGGTGCTTTTCCAAGCTGTCCACGGTGGTCATGTGCTCCCCGCCGAGAACCTTGTCGCCAAAAAACTGCTTTAGGGATGCGACAAAACTAATTAAGGTAAGCGTTCAAAGCAGGTGGCAATAGGTACGCCTCCTCATCTTTAGCTCAAAGCCACGTTTCAATAAGGCAAACGATGTCGTCATCAGATGCTTCGATAGTCGTCGTGGTGTTCATAATGTTCCTGGCAGTATGGGAGTTCTCGTACTTTGCGTACAATGTTTCATCAGTTCGTGGCTCAGTGCTGTCGGCGTTAACGAAGTCAACCCTGCCTGCCAGCTGCCCAATAACGACACGTTGCCACAAACACCACGTGCGTCACAGTCGTCTGCCACGCCTGGGTCCATGCGGCCGTGAAGATAACGCAAGTGCGCGCAGAACGTATCAACTACACAGCCTGCCTGCGTGTTGTCTACACATGGTGGCCGCGTAGATTGTGGAGAGCAGATTGGGCTGGTGACACTGGCCGCGTGATCAGCTGGGAAAGCCAGGCATGCCACGTGACTGCTATTCATACTTCTCTAATTGCTAATATTCGTTGATCGGCGACCCCGCTATAATCTCACTTGCACTTTAGAGGTTTGCCCAGACGGTGCACCCTTACGCAGCGGTCAGCGTTGCATGTCTAAACACGTCGGCTCGCACTTCGCCGGCGAGTTGGCGTAGTTGTAATGCTGCCTGTAATTGTTACTTTTCTGGGTCCCGAAGTCCTCTTCAAAGCATTTAACCGGGGCTGGATGGCATTATTCGCCATCTGCGATCGCGAAAAGTGCGAGTTTTTATATACAGGGGTCGAGTTCACGGCGAATCCTTGTTCGACCTAACCGAGTTGCACGGCCGagtcgttcgttatatctgagacgcAGTGCCACTCCTCTTATACACGTTTTTACGGTAGCGGCACCTTCTTTCGCAATAAGCAAGTGTTCgtataactgcggccgttattTGCTGCCTCTCCTGTGTAGATACCGGTAGCCTGAAGCCGTTGTTGCGGTGTCAGAATTGAACGAATCTCCCGTGTACAAAACGGCCCGGCTGGTGCTTGTGGTAGCGGCCTCTCACCAGGACTGGCGCAAGTGGATGAGCCGCCCTCCATTTCTGGTCGCCTCGTGGCCAGCCGCTCATAAGCGCATACCTTTATGGACGCTAAAGAATTGAGCGTGACTTTGCGCGTGTGTGTTTCAATACTTGCAGAGCTGAACTGAGCAGTGGTTCCTCAGACGCTCCTCAATAAGCCTGATTAGCAAGCATTAGTGCTGAGTCACTCCCACTACAACTGAAGTACGGGGCAACCGAGGTTGAGTTAGTGAGGACATAGGAAGCAAACGTCCACAggagcggaaagagagcaagcgtGAGACGTTCGCTCATGCGGAAGAGCTGCGTCAGAAACAGCCAAAGATGCGCCTAACACCAGCGGCCGGAATATAGATGGAAGGTGCACCGCGTTTTCGTTACCGAAGTACCGGAAGACAGCCCACCGCCGGTGAGCGCGCGCTGATTTGTCCTGATGCTGCATGCGCACgcacagctgccgggtacctggtgcCATTTGGTACTGTCAGGGTGATGTGCGAATGTGCACTGGCTGCGTGGGCTCCAAGTACTATGGTACGGTACCGGGAACGCCAACATGGTACATGCTAAGCTAAAGATGTCTACTTAAGGAGGCATCGGAGATTTTCGTAGTCGTGTGGTAATTCTGCTTCTCCTTACCCTTCATGTACGCAGGGCAGATATCATCAGGCACGAGCGCACCCACCTTGACAGGCGAGAGTCCGTGTGCCATTTGTGTCAAAAGAGGTTCTCCCGGCCGGACAATCTCAAGGTTCACATGAGGATCCACACTGGCGAGAAGCCCTACGAGTGCAGCCAGTGTGGCAAGAGGTTCAGGGAGCGCGTCCATGCAAGGAATCACGAGGAGGTCATACACTTCCGCCGGTACCCGTTCTACTGCCCA
This portion of the Amblyomma americanum isolate KBUSLIRL-KWMA chromosome 10, ASM5285725v1, whole genome shotgun sequence genome encodes:
- the LOC144108396 gene encoding uncharacterized protein LOC144108396; its protein translation is MLELRVSGESTVKGVPVGVFTLKALPKGLHFGPYHGVKVDCIENGGCTWPVRRCGELFVVDGRPHRRNHWMNDVNYTPSKSRQNLVALLFNGDIYYRTIRNIGTDEELLVGYSTSFAKSLLGSPRGPGALQGEDVNTVPLHSLLHACEKCGELFTTQYNKEMHNRRKHCHSTQGIHHCTHCTYTSSRKADIIRHERTHLDRRESVCHLCQKRFSRPDNLKVHMRIHTGEKPYECSQCGKRFRERVHARNHEEVIHFRRYPFYCPRCGAGALSVSKLRRHTCKPLGATEGTEGFKRGPGRPRLRADGTAPTVRPLNTTEGTPLQGGVKRGRGRPRKAVAQDASTPRP